A window of Castanea sativa cultivar Marrone di Chiusa Pesio chromosome 8, ASM4071231v1 genomic DNA:
ttaaaatCAGGCACTTTAATTTGTAAGGGCCTGCATCAACCTAtctttgatttaaaaaatctGACTTCAATGGTGGATGTGACTTTGATGCGGGAAGCGCAAGcaaagatttattttaatttagttttatctctTTTTGGAGTCTATTGTAATTATATtggtcaattgtatttttattttaggtccTATCATTTTATTAGgtttattagtaatttttttttttatctagtCTAGGACCCTAGACTCTGGCTGACTCTAGGTGCTGACTCTTAGAGACAAGACTCCTAGGTTatctaactttatttttctgttgtttaattttcttattgCATTAATTTGGTTTGTCTTACGTCAGACTTGGTTGAACATAGGCTACAGATCTCGAACAAACATCCAACCCCTTTATAGCTGCCAtccaatacacacacacacacatacataagGAATTGAGCATTGTAGATATCATCATATCTTCTCCTCTCTGTTTTCCTTTATCTTTTTGGGGGTTGGGGATGGTTTGCACTTTGCAACCATGTTTTCATTCCACCTTCTCTGCTTTTGCTGATGAACCAGCTTCCTCATAGGGGAACACATTTAGCATTGAGTGGCACTATTTTCATGGTTTGGTTTGTTCCATAACCTAATAAccagaaaatcaaattttaaattgtcttttaaagaaaaactgatagacatatgtatatttttaaatttataattgcaTGTGCATTTAGAGCTTGTTTGGCATCAGCTTcaacttttagcttttagttttCATGTACAGATTcttaaaacctcacttttccttctttttttcttttttttttttttttttttcaaaaattttcaaggtaCAAGTGTACTTTAGtacactttcagcaaaaagctaaataagctgttcTCAAACGGACACTTAATCAAAAACTCAACAATTtgacttatcaaaaagaaaaaggaaaaacataaaCAATTTGACACCTCTTTGTAATTGATATGAGATAGAGGATATTCCATATGTGGAACATTGAGTTATTTTGTTACATTCCAAGTTGGGTGCATCATGCCTCATTGTGTGCATATGCCTTGGCTCAAATTGTAAAGGGTGGATGGATGGCATTGGGGACCTTGGAGTAGGATACCCAATGGAAAAGTGGAGATCCTGCTCTTTGTAGCCTGAAATTCCGTGATAAGTTAATCCTTAAGCATGGGCTTCTGTCATGACATTTTAGACATTCAAATAGCTTTGGGAATATCTTTAGGACGTtcgaaatttttattttcttcttttctcttaccGTGATCTATGCCTTATCAATGTtgcatatattttaattatgatGCTTACGTTAATATGCTGTTCTTTTGTCTTAGGATAATATAGGGGAGCCCTTCAGAAGAGCCTGCAAAATCTTCACTGTAGAGTCTGAGCTGGTAATCAAGTATAATTATTAGAAactatattgtttaaataagtGAATGGCTTCTAACTTCTGTTTCTATGCAGTTTCGCGTCTGGGACTTTTCTGGGCAGACAAACCTGTTttttacaaatgaaaaaaaaaagtttctaaaagatTCTCAGCGGCAATCAGATCATGATGTAAGTGGTTGTTCTGTTTGATGACATTTTTTGTTCACTTTATAATGCTCATTAATAATTGTGCATCTGACACCACTCTGTATTTATACTGTCACACTGCTTTAGATCTTTGAAAGTGAACACTAGCCCTGTTGTATTGGGAATCTGGCAGGGTTTTCAAGTAAACTGTGGTATGAACTGCTGTATTCCGCAATACAATTGGTGATTTATGTATGTTGATGTACTGAGCTGCAATTTCTGGCAGTTTATATTAAAGGCTAAGAGCTCTGTTGATTTGGGATACTTCAATGGGCATATTCCCAATTAAAAATAAGTATATTGAAACAAGTAGCTTCTTGTATTATTTTcttactgataaaaaaaaagtagcttaTTGTATTAATTGGTGgacattaaaaagaataaagtttcAATATATTTATTGTTAATAAGTTGGCCCAATGTCTACTCAGTGACATGTTCCCTTTCATTGGTTGGAGTCTGGTCTGGAACTGTTGACTGTGATCTCCAAATTGAATGGAGCCAAAGTTCAGCACTTTATATGTTAAGGGTTCTTTGCAAATTGTTTGGTTTCTTAACTGTTATACAGAACCAGTGTGCTAAATCTTATGGATGTCTCATATATTAATGATGCTTTGTTTAATTTCCTGATTGGGAAGTTCAGTGGGCAGTAGCTATTGTTAGTCCAGAGTACTAAATTATTTCTTAGGTTAATGTGATATTCTCCAGTCATCTTCATATTGGTCTTGCATGGAATGTTTGATTGCAACAACTGATCTTCTGAATTATTGGCCTTTGTTCCGTGTGATGTCTTATTGACTTATGGGCTCTAATGTTTTGCCAGTTGTGTTATGCATCTATACAGATTGTACTGGAGTTGCAAATTTATGGGTTGTCAGACTCTGTGAAGTGCAAGGATGGAAAAAAAGATGAGAGTGTGGCAAATTCATTTTCTGGCCCTTCACTAATGATGAATGGTAGTGCTGGCAATATGAACTCTAATTTCGTTCGTACAAGTTCTGGTGAAGCTGGTTCTTTGGGATTGGCTGGGTTGCAAAATCTTGGAAATACTTGTTTCATGAACAGTTCTCTGCAGTGCTTGGCCCACACGCCAAAACTTGTCGACTATTTTCTTGGAGATTATGGTAGAGAAATAAATCATGACAACCCATTGGGCATGGATGTATGTTATCCTTTATTACAGTCCTTTTGAATGCATATTATTCTGATAGtaacatgatttattgtgaGTATTGTTCTATGAGAAGGTCCTCATTTTGCTTAGAGTATCTGCCTTCATGTTTCAGTCtattaagtattaataagtAAGCACTTCTTCACTAGGGTGAGATTGCTTTAGCATTTGGAGATCTGTTAAGGAAATTATGGGCTCCTGGAGCAGCTCCAGTGGCACCAAGATTATTTAAGTCAAAGCTAGCTCGATTTGCTCCTCAATTCAGTGGATATAATCAGCATGATTCCCAAGTCAGTGAAGTTTATATGTCAAAATAGGGTTTTGGTTTTCCATTTTTGTATTCTTGGTTGTGGGTTTACAATAGTTGTTTTGGACATAGGAGCTCCTGGCTTTTTTGTTGGATGGACTCCACGAAGATCTCAATCGTGTAAAATGCAAGCCTTATATAGAAGCCAAGGATGGGGATGATCGACCAGATAGAGAAGTAGCTGATGAATATTGGCGGAATCATTTGGCTCGCAATGACTCTATAATTGTTGATGTATGCCAAGTAagtattttcttcctttttattttggtccctcTCTGTCTCCCCCTACTTTAATCATCATTACATATACATGACATGCGTTCTGATGAACCTCATAGGTTCTTGGGTGATCGATCaagctttattattatttagtaacTTTGAAACCTAAGCTTAGggtttttaaagtttagaaGTTTTATTGTTTGGGACTTATGAAAGACCCTCTCCCACTAGTTTGAGTGGCATCATACTAATGTTGGATGCCGTTGGATCAATTCATGGCTTATGCATATGTTTGGGGAAATTGAGGTGTGATTGGCTCTGACCAAACCTAGGGAGTGACTAGCAAATGAAAAATgggaagtgtttttttttttttctcaaggaAATGGCATCAAGTTTGAAGTTTAGCTCATAGATAGAGATAACATCTTACATTGAACATGACATTAAGTTTGTTTGTATTGAAGACTGAAAACTTGAATATCTCAAAATcatttgtttattaaatttctttgaCCCAGATGTTTATGAATTTTGATCCAATCAGATAAATCTGGTAACAATGAACATCATATGACTTGAATGAATGGAATTAATTGGAGGATAGCTTGATCAGATCAGAACATAGTTTTGTAACCGTTTATCTAGTGATTCAACCCTGGTAGATTGTCTgaataattaaaacaataattttaataaaaattggatcGGATATATTTTGAAATAGGAATGGTTCTTCATATAACCTTGAACAGATCTGATTCCAATCCTTTTGGAGTCCTGGAAGACAGTCTTTTGTTTTCCCTTAATTAAGAGTTGCAATTATGTGGTTAGTGTGTTTTATATAGGTAATAATCTTGTTGGTCTTATTGACATTGCAGGGTCAATATAAATCAACATTAGTTTGTCCTCTTTGCAGAAAGGTTTCTGTAACATTTGATCCATTCATGTACCTATCTCTACCTCTACCTTCAACAACAATGCGGACGATGACTTTAACACTTTTGAATACCAATGGGAATACTGCACCGTCTCCATATACTATTACTGTGCCAAAGCATGGAAAATGTGAAGATCTTATCAAGGCTCTAGGCAGTGCATGTTCTTTAGGGGCTGATGAGACTTTATTGGTGGCTGAGGTATATTGCTATGTTTTTGGACAGTAAAGTCTTGCATGTGATTGCTGTTTGATTGGTGACTACTCTCTATATTGATAtctatatattttcattttgatcttTGACCTTCATAGTTCTGTACAGATCTACAACAACCGGATTATACGCTATCTTGAGGAGTCAGCTGATTCATTATCCTTAATTAGAGATGATGACCGATTGGTAGCCTACCGGTTATCAAAAGATACTGGGCAAGTCCCTTTGGTTGTATTCATGCATCAGCGGATGGAGGAGTAAgttcaatttcttttctaaatttcttttctttggttgatACCCAAGAGTTATTACTTTTACTTGGGGTGCGATTTGCAATCTTAGGTATGAAAAATAGAATGTAGGAGATTTTTGCTTCTGGGCCATTACTTAAGGAAAAAGGTGataattagattaaaaaatgCAACTTTCAGAAATTTGGTAACAATTGTATCTATTTAATATGAAGCAGCATTTGTAAATGCACATGTATGAACTGATATAGTTGCAAATTTAATACATTAATGAAGAAGACATGATATACAGTTTTGTAGTGCAGTTAGTGCTAATTTCACATTTACACTCATTTCTTCACATGATATATACTTTTGTGATCCACTCatgatatattattgatgtaatttCTTGTAGTTCAGAGAATGCAAGCTTTACATAATATGGTAAGATTTTAGGTGCTGGACCAGCTCCATGATATTTTTCAATGGTGTGCTTTGTTGCGTTGATGTGATTATTTGTTGGAAGTCTAATTTAAGAGTTGGTGTTCCTGACCATTCTATGGCCAACATACTGTGGTTTTTGCATCTTTTCCATAATGTATAACAACTGATTTCTATTCTTGAACTGGAAACATGGTGCCCCCCCCCAACTCTATAGAACAATGTATTTGTTTAGTATCATTATAAGATTGAAATTAAGGTAAGTTGACTTATTTATAACTTTTATTTGACAGAAAGTTTCTAAATGagattttgataaattttggaaaattcaaTTTCAGTTTGTAGAGACAACTGATATCAGGAATCTTGCGTCTAATTCATTTATTTAGTTTTCAGATCTTTGTAGTTTTAGATTTAGTTCTTTGGTGGGGCTCTTGTATAGCCCCCATGTACCAGGGCTcccccttctttctttttagtaattttttaaacagTTATAAGAAATATGTTTATGAAGATTTTGAGTGGGCGTGCTAGGTGTATGAGGTGAATGTAGGTGCTGAGATTGAACATCACCACCCTTCTTTGAATTTGAGACTATAATGTTTTCAAATTGCGTCAGCCTTTAAGGAAAAGTTGGTAGATTTGTCTGATACACCTGGAATTTTCCCTTGTAAACTATAAAACTACATAGGTTGAACATTTGAGGCAAACAAGCATGTTCGCTCCTTGCATCCTCAATATTACCTTTTTAAGTCCTCCTTTGATGTGAATGCTTACCCCTTATTCCAACTCTATTCAATACTGTCAGGCAATACATCCATGGGAAACTAACTTCAAGTTGGAAGGCGTTTGGAATTCCTCTTGCAGCTAGGCTTTGTGAATCTGTTGATGGATCTGATATCTACAATCTTTATCTAAAATTACTTAGTCCATTCCAAATCCCTGCGGAAGGTGCTATAGAAGATTATGATATCTCCAAGGGCACTGCAACTGAAGAAGTTTCAGGAAAGGAGGGTGCCAAAAGTCCTGCTATAGGTGTAGACGTGAGCCCCTCCAATGTGAATGGAGTTGACTCACCATCAGATGTTGAACTGCAGTTTTATTTGACAGATGAGAAGGGAATCGTCAAGCACTCGAAGCTGGTAATGAATGAACCAGTGGCAGTTACGGGAGTGTCCAGGTTGCATGTGCTTGTATGTTGGCCAGAAACACAGATTGAACATTATAATTTAGGCCTTCTTAGCTCATTACCAGAAGTTTTTAAGTCTGGGTTCTATGCAAAGAGACCTCAAGAGTCTGTTTCTCTGTACAAGTGCCTTGAAGCATTCTTGCAGGAGGAACCTCTTGGGCCAGAAGATATGTGGTCAGTGTTTGCATCATTGATTTTTAACCTGAGCTTCAAAATTCTTCTCATGTTGTATATAGCCTGAGTTTTTTGTCTGACATGaggttaaaatatatattttgattggTAAATGGTTTCTggtttgtttttgcttttgcttttgttttattattatttagttttgtatcattttttttttgctaatatttaGTTCTTCTAACATTCTATGCTATACTGGCTTGCTTTCTGGTAGAGTGGGCATTCATGCATATCCTGTCTTAACGTCTAGATTTTAATCTACTCATCATGATACTACCGACCACTTTTGACAGTAGAGATCtcgtcatcatcattatcaAGAACTGTGCTTGGCTGTTTTTATACGCTACTTTGTTCACACTCACTTGCCATTGGCCTCCCTACTTTTAATACTTTTGACTTGCACTCTTGCCACCTTAGATTGCAGATGAACAAAAATACTATACTTTATAGATAGCCTTTCCATGTTCATTTGAgcaactatatatatttattcataAGTGCAGCCCTTTATTTCTTATATCCATTGTGTTGCAGGTTGTGCCACTAAGTTATCTCAATAGTTTCATTTAAATGTGCTATTAGCAGTCAAATTATTTGTCTGTTGCTTGACTCATGTTGTAATTGTTGAAATACATTGGACTGAAATACTTAAAAGGTGATCTACTTGAGTATAGTTTAGGTTTTCTTGCTCAGTTGCATATGTGAAATTTGCTTTTTCTTACCTTGTGTGAACTTTGGCTTGCTATCACACTCTTTCTAATGTCAGGCTCTCTTTCATCTAATGTTAGGTACTGTCCTGGCTGCAAAAAGCACTGTCAAGCCATCAAAAAGTTAGATCTTTGGAGATTGCCAGAGATTTTGGTTATTCATTTGAAGAAATTCTCGTATAGCCGGTTCTCAAAGAACAAGCTAGAGACTTATGTCGACTTTCCCATTGATAATTTTGACCTATCACCTTATATTTCCCAGATTAATGGCATGTCATGCAATCGTTACATGCTTTATGCAGTTAGTAATCACTATGGAAGTATGGGAGGTGGTCATTATACAGCATTTGTCCATGTAGGTGGTGTTTCTTCTTGTCCCGTAATTTATTGTTATATTCTTATAATGAGAAACTTAGCATATATACCATACATATATCGTAACTTGTGGAAGAAAAAGTTTGACATTCTATCTGTACTAACATTAGTGGTGATTTACATGATCAGGGCCTTGGTTTGTGTTGAGATTGCTGTTATGTGAGACACATAGGACTTTATGCTTTCCCTTTTTTGGAATGTCATTCAGGGTATAAACTCATGTTGAGCATGCTGTTGGGTATTTCagatattttagattttatattatttttataaaagaaatgtTTTTTGCGGTTGGTGTTAGAGTTAGAGGCAAATGTGCTGTGCATAATCTGATAATTGTTAAGATGGATCCAGTATCAAGGTTTTACTGTATGGTAGAACAAATTTATcagttcttatttttttatttcccctTCTTGGTGAGGAACTCTTATGTCTATTTTATATAGTCCCTGTTAATTATTTTACTTCTATGTCTAGCCTACTTAACAGGCTATATGCAACTGACTCTAAAGGTTTTTCAGCGGCTTCATTTAGCAACATTCCATGGCAAGCAGTTGTTGGGCTTACTAGCATCAAACTGCTgacttatttttgttaaaggAAATTGGACACTTTATCTTtcatatgatttgttgtgaaatgatATTATCTGTGGTTAAGCTTCACTCTGAGA
This region includes:
- the LOC142607252 gene encoding ubiquitin carboxyl-terminal hydrolase 8 isoform X1; this translates as MEGNSEDLSDSTQRPDSDNNNNNSNNDQRVYFVPYRWWKDAQNSMRVDSDSGSDSESKKGVVYSASPASSYAGPLKLINNIFSLDLVFNLRREEDSDSVHRENGEVGVSGRDYALVPGQMWVQALRWHSDSKVAMKNGKSFLASKDDMTDVYPLKLRLSVLRETNSLGVRICKKDNIGEPFRRACKIFTVESELFRVWDFSGQTNLFFTNEKKKFLKDSQRQSDHDLCYASIQIVLELQIYGLSDSVKCKDGKKDESVANSFSGPSLMMNGSAGNMNSNFVRTSSGEAGSLGLAGLQNLGNTCFMNSSLQCLAHTPKLVDYFLGDYGREINHDNPLGMDGEIALAFGDLLRKLWAPGAAPVAPRLFKSKLARFAPQFSGYNQHDSQELLAFLLDGLHEDLNRVKCKPYIEAKDGDDRPDREVADEYWRNHLARNDSIIVDVCQGQYKSTLVCPLCRKVSVTFDPFMYLSLPLPSTTMRTMTLTLLNTNGNTAPSPYTITVPKHGKCEDLIKALGSACSLGADETLLVAEIYNNRIIRYLEESADSLSLIRDDDRLVAYRLSKDTGQVPLVVFMHQRMEEQYIHGKLTSSWKAFGIPLAARLCESVDGSDIYNLYLKLLSPFQIPAEGAIEDYDISKGTATEEVSGKEGAKSPAIGVDVSPSNVNGVDSPSDVELQFYLTDEKGIVKHSKLVMNEPVAVTGVSRLHVLVCWPETQIEHYNLGLLSSLPEVFKSGFYAKRPQESVSLYKCLEAFLQEEPLGPEDMWYCPGCKKHCQAIKKLDLWRLPEILVIHLKKFSYSRFSKNKLETYVDFPIDNFDLSPYISQINGMSCNRYMLYAVSNHYGSMGGGHYTAFVHHGGDQWYDFDDSLVHPISQEKIKSSAAYVLFYRRVIEV
- the LOC142607252 gene encoding ubiquitin carboxyl-terminal hydrolase 8 isoform X2; this translates as MEGNSEDLSDSTQRPDSDNNNNNSNNDQRVYFVPYRWWKDAQNSMRVDSDSGSDSESKKGVVYSASPASSYAGPLKLINNIFSLDLVFNLRREEDSDSVHRENGEVGVSGRDYALVPGQMWVQALRWHSDSKVAMKNGKSFLASKDDMTDVYPLKLRLSVLRETNSLGVRICKKDNIGEPFRRACKIFTVESELFRVWDFSGQTNLFFTNEKKKFLKDSQRQSDHDIVLELQIYGLSDSVKCKDGKKDESVANSFSGPSLMMNGSAGNMNSNFVRTSSGEAGSLGLAGLQNLGNTCFMNSSLQCLAHTPKLVDYFLGDYGREINHDNPLGMDGEIALAFGDLLRKLWAPGAAPVAPRLFKSKLARFAPQFSGYNQHDSQELLAFLLDGLHEDLNRVKCKPYIEAKDGDDRPDREVADEYWRNHLARNDSIIVDVCQGQYKSTLVCPLCRKVSVTFDPFMYLSLPLPSTTMRTMTLTLLNTNGNTAPSPYTITVPKHGKCEDLIKALGSACSLGADETLLVAEIYNNRIIRYLEESADSLSLIRDDDRLVAYRLSKDTGQVPLVVFMHQRMEEQYIHGKLTSSWKAFGIPLAARLCESVDGSDIYNLYLKLLSPFQIPAEGAIEDYDISKGTATEEVSGKEGAKSPAIGVDVSPSNVNGVDSPSDVELQFYLTDEKGIVKHSKLVMNEPVAVTGVSRLHVLVCWPETQIEHYNLGLLSSLPEVFKSGFYAKRPQESVSLYKCLEAFLQEEPLGPEDMWYCPGCKKHCQAIKKLDLWRLPEILVIHLKKFSYSRFSKNKLETYVDFPIDNFDLSPYISQINGMSCNRYMLYAVSNHYGSMGGGHYTAFVHHGGDQWYDFDDSLVHPISQEKIKSSAAYVLFYRRVIEV
- the LOC142607252 gene encoding ubiquitin carboxyl-terminal hydrolase 8 isoform X3; protein product: MRVDSDSGSDSESKKGVVYSASPASSYAGPLKLINNIFSLDLVFNLRREEDSDSVHRENGEVGVSGRDYALVPGQMWVQALRWHSDSKVAMKNGKSFLASKDDMTDVYPLKLRLSVLRETNSLGVRICKKDNIGEPFRRACKIFTVESELFRVWDFSGQTNLFFTNEKKKFLKDSQRQSDHDLCYASIQIVLELQIYGLSDSVKCKDGKKDESVANSFSGPSLMMNGSAGNMNSNFVRTSSGEAGSLGLAGLQNLGNTCFMNSSLQCLAHTPKLVDYFLGDYGREINHDNPLGMDGEIALAFGDLLRKLWAPGAAPVAPRLFKSKLARFAPQFSGYNQHDSQELLAFLLDGLHEDLNRVKCKPYIEAKDGDDRPDREVADEYWRNHLARNDSIIVDVCQGQYKSTLVCPLCRKVSVTFDPFMYLSLPLPSTTMRTMTLTLLNTNGNTAPSPYTITVPKHGKCEDLIKALGSACSLGADETLLVAEIYNNRIIRYLEESADSLSLIRDDDRLVAYRLSKDTGQVPLVVFMHQRMEEQYIHGKLTSSWKAFGIPLAARLCESVDGSDIYNLYLKLLSPFQIPAEGAIEDYDISKGTATEEVSGKEGAKSPAIGVDVSPSNVNGVDSPSDVELQFYLTDEKGIVKHSKLVMNEPVAVTGVSRLHVLVCWPETQIEHYNLGLLSSLPEVFKSGFYAKRPQESVSLYKCLEAFLQEEPLGPEDMWYCPGCKKHCQAIKKLDLWRLPEILVIHLKKFSYSRFSKNKLETYVDFPIDNFDLSPYISQINGMSCNRYMLYAVSNHYGSMGGGHYTAFVHHGGDQWYDFDDSLVHPISQEKIKSSAAYVLFYRRVIEV